The Mastacembelus armatus chromosome 4, fMasArm1.2, whole genome shotgun sequence genome segment TTAAAGTTGTAAAATAAATGGAACAAGTAAAAAAGTATAATACTTTGAATTGTAATGGACTAGACATACAgttactataaaaataaagcctGGCATGCATAACAAAATGAAGAGCTTAGATAAGATGAAGCTTTGTTATAAATGTAGTCCCaccatacatacatttaaatgattaatgGGTCAATCAACTATTTTTTGGTAATTGTTGaagttattttataaaaatggaaaaaaaaaaaaaacagcaaattagaAGATTCAAATGTCTTGCAGACTAAATTTCTAGGGATTTGCTTGTGTCTTTAATTTATTACATTATGCATTTATAAGAAATGTGATGTTTGAACTTTTAATTGAACAAAAGCAGTATAAAGGGGTCACTTTTGACAGTTATGATGGGCATTTATCACTATTTTTCTAACTTCAGTACATGAATCAAGACAATAATCCATTATGAAAATCTTCATTAGATGCATTCTATACAAAATAGCAAACAATTAACTACACCTCAATCACCTACAACATTAAAATCCAACTTTTACACCAAGGCAGTCTAATCATTAGAAAATGGTCACAGGGACCATTTTTCTGCAGTAACATCTTCTATTAATACCTGAGCATATTTGCCTTCCTATATTCATATATACACATTTCCAGGTATGGTTATTTATGTaaagattatttgttttgttcaactCATCCAATTGAATTATATGAGATCACATACGTGTTGGGGCAGACACAATAAGAGTGACTTCAGATGCACcttttcatttatatatataatatagattaaatgtgattgttttgttcattttcttcacTTCTCTATTTGTACAGATTGATGGCAATAGATCGGAGTATTTAAAGATTAAATGTGGCATGCCACAAGGCTCGGTTTTGGGGccaaaactttttattttgtatatgaATGACATGTAAAGTGTCAAAGATtttgcaatttattttatttgtagatGAAATTTAATAGATAATAGAAATTTCTTTAGTAATGGAGATAATATAAAAGTTTGGGCAGAAAACATAAAAGGAAATGGTCAAATTAAAAAGATGGTTCGATGAAAATAAGTTGTCACTAAATCTgaataaaactatttttatgATATTAACTAAAAGAAAGCAGGAGTTAAATGTTGAACTGTCAATTGATCGAAAAGCTATTGAAAGAGTACCTGAATATAGATTTCTAGGAGTAATAATGGATGACAAATTGATGTGGAAATCCCAaacagcatattttaaaaaaatatttttatattgaacAAAGTTAAACATGTATTAGATTACAATTTAGAGAGGTTAGTGAGTTGCAGACTTTGTTAGTTTTGCTTAAAGCAAAGAATGGATGATTACCAGAAAATATTCatgttatttgtatttaatataaaaGAAGATCATAGTTGAGCTTCAATATGCTAGGAGATtaaaacagatgtgtgttttagtttgtaGGGGTAAAATGTGGAatttcttaaataaataaataatttaagaaaaatattcatttaaaaaatattttaaaaaatgattattgGAAAATATGACACCAATATGTAATGTTTGACTATATTATTATTGGAAACTATTTGTTCAGTCATAAGGTTGGGGATTGGGATATGTATTTTTTGCATAATgtgttgattttatgttttgaaagGGACTTTCTTCATCCAGTTCCTTTTCGAACATGGAATGTGGTTTGAACATTGAGTATAGATGGTGAATAGAAGTGTGTGATGAGGGATTTTTGAGATTTATgcttgaattaaattaaattaaatgaacgAACTCATTTGGTCTTTATGTAATTGTGTTTAGTTATgtgaaattgaaataaaattttcaaTCAATCATATGTTTGCAGGATTTTGCTTGCAATTGAGCATCTAACGTAAAGTATTTGAACTGGAGCTGAAATTGATTGTCGAAAACTATCTTGATGATCACTTCACACATTTCTCAAGCCAAACGTGTGAGAGGAAAAGACCAAATATCGCCAGACTTTAGATTTTAGATTCATTGTTTATATTACTTTATGGTGACATAATCTTTTAgcctaaacttttttttttttttttgctttacagCTTAAATTATAAAactcaaaaaacaacaaaaaaaaactaataataatcGACAGATTGGGCTGTGCTACTCACAGGCAGAGGGTCGGCCTCTATAGGAAGGAGCAGACTTTCTGTGGTCTGAACGGGTTGTTGCTGGAGGACATTCCGGTGAGCAGAGGGTCCTGCTGGGCGTTTTGGAGACAGAACTGCTGCAGGTCCGCTGCGGCCTGGGACACCTACAGGGAAACAACACAATCCGAATAAGTTCGACCACTTTTAATATACGAATAAAAGTCGAGAGTCCTAAAGAAACAGTGGTAACGCTGGTATTAACACAACAAATAACTGAGAAGCGGCACACGCCCAGAAACACTAACAACGTTAACTAACGTACGAGCTCAGCCGTTAGTTACCTTCACTCTGTTTATGCCAGCTTCAAGCCGTAACTGCTGGACGATTTTCTTCATCGCTATAATGTTGGATGATCCCGACATTGTTGAGATTTTGAGGGGGTTTAGTCCCAGCAACTACAGAATATAAGAGTTTTAAAAAGCTGATTGATGGTGGCGACTTAGCTCGTTCACCACTACTTCCTCCGCGCAGAGTTTCCGGTGTTGTGTCGAAAAGTGATTCTGGCAGAAAATGATCACCATCTGCGGGAGTGCGCACAGACTTCAGACGTAACAGTGGCGCAGTTTTTCTCCTCTGCCGTTCCCCCAAACGttcagatgatttttttaattaaatggcCCAAAATCAATTGTCAGAATAACCAAAATTGCGATTAATCAGATGGTtacagttttataaaatgtatgaatgaatCATTCAGCGAGTTAGTTCATAACACACACTTTTATGCAAATAATAATGTAACACAACAGTGTGTCAGCCGAAGCTCTTGACTAATTCTCTGTCACATCACACAAGAACGTTTACCAGTCTGTCCGCGCTCCCGCGGACTTTGAGCAGTTTCTAGCAGAGTCACTTTTCGGCAAAacacctgttttgtttttaggaagGCCCGCCACTGCTGCCTTCACAATTATTCTTCGTAAACTTACAGGAGTCTTGTCGCCCATTTTTGCCTTCACTGTATTCAGAAAACGTTATTCAGAAACTGGTTCAAATAATAGCAGGCGCAAACTACCATCGTTTTAGTTATTTGCAAAAAAATCAGAGTAGTGAAAATGAAACAGCGTTCACGTAATTTGCGCTTTGATTCGTTTGTATGccaaaaaattgttttaaacttAAGATTTCTCGTCAGTTGTCTACGTAGTTTGGTTGGTCTCGGTGATTTAAACATCACGTCAAAAACAGCTACGTTTTCGATAGAGAAATAAACTTTCTCGATTAACGTAATAGTTTCGACAACTCCGACAGTATCCAAAAGCATCACCAAATCAATATAAGCGGTGCCCTCTAGTGGTGAACACACTACCGCGGGATAGCCAAGCATGAAAGACAACgtcaaaaacagcaaataactTGACATAAACCGAGACTATTATCAGTATAACGTGAGAATGTTTTTCCCACATCACGTTTATTAAGCGGTTAATATTATAATCTTTTTTGGatctaaacacacaaatgattACACCATCGCTACTGAATTGACTTGTCAAAAGTATAACAATTCAACTGAATGAATCTTTGaaatctctaaaaaaaaattaaaagcacaTCTGTCAATATTGATGCAGTTATTCACAGTGAAATTAAAACCTGAGAACTTattaaataagttttttttaatctttaaaatttttttaaatatatagcTGCACATTACTACAAACACGAATGGAAGGCACAGACGGTGTCAGCTCTCGTCACCACAGATGGGATAAGCTTCTCTTTACTAGTTAACTTCTTCAGCACCAGAGCAACCACTGCTGGCACTCTCATAAAAAACACCAGTGGACGACTGTCTTCATCACTGTTGTTACTTAGCAGtccagaaaaaacaacaaaaaaacaaaaacaaaaaacgctTCTCTCAGGTTGTCTTTGCTGAACTACAGTGAGAATGGAGCTATCCTACGAGTCCGCGAGATACCAAGAAGACAGGAGACCGGCCAGTTGCAAGGTATGTTAACGGAATTTATGCATCATAGGAAAAGTTTTTGCTCAGTTGAAGAATTTAGTGAACCTTAAGTGACATAGAGCAATGTATGGGCATTTGCTCATGATGCCATTGCACTATGCACATACATAAAGccatatttttcaaaacatttgtttatgcGTTTAGTTTGTGGAGCTCCATGTCCTCTATGTGCCAGATGACCAGTGGAATGTGAAGCTTAATAAAGTCCCTGCTGAAGCCATAGAGAGTTTCATATCTGCAGGCTTCATCAGGTGAAACTGCTGTTTTATCAAATatacacactgaaaaacaataactttttaaaacatataaatatggACTAGGATAGTGTAgctgcacacatgcagagagaCTCTAATATCTGTATTATAAAGGGAGATTCCAAAAACAAAGATCTCAGATTTGTGTTGCTGACTGATTATTGGAAATTTTAGTGAATAGATAATTTAGTGAAAAGTTCTGTTTTGgtacaataaacacattttatgtcAATTATATGAAAATCAATTTTAGGTAAAAGCAAAGACATAATTACATTAGATTTTTTCAGAGTTACTATTGCAACTGTAGTGGTTCCAGATGTCAGCTGTGATACACTATTAAAATGTATACAAATACATACTTGTCCTGTTTTGCCTATAGAGTCTCTCTGCAAATCAATTAGTCCCAACAGCTGTCAGAAAACATTGTTCAGCTCTCAAATAGCTCTTTTATCACTGTGTTGTTAGGGTTTATCCAGATATCACCCTTAAAACTCTGAGGAGCAAGCTGGGTGCTCTCCTTGGCACGGAGAAGAGCATCGACAAATTCTCCTTCCTGAAATGTGTGGGACGCAGTCTGGCACTGGTGAGTGCAGCTGGCTCTTTAGTGTACTTTTCTATAGCTGGTTGTGTTTCACCAGGCAGacagcagagacaaaaacaatgcagacaGTTTGATTAACAAGTTCACTATTCAACCTGCTACCCTAAAGGGTGTAAagcatgtgtgagagagagcacACAGGTTTTACTGCTTTAACCCTTACAGCAACCAGATTCTTTCCTATTACAGGTTAAAAGTAAACAGGAGAGGGAtctcaaagtgaaaacattcgCTCCACCATATGTATGTAAAATCTCTGTTCCATCTTTACATTTAAAAGTCAGAATTGTCttaaaaaataaccaaaatatcTAAAGTCATCCTGTTGCAGTCCTAGTCACAACAGGTAGATTACCAGTGGTTCCCTCTACATGCCGTTTGATGTTGTCTTATTTGTTTATCTGACAATCATAATCAACAAATAGGATTTGTTGGGTGCCATGTTGGCTTTGATAATGTCTTGTTGTCTCCTGTTGGAAGGCACCGCAGCCGGAGCTTTACCTGCTGCCGAATGTGGAGAATGACAGCAGTGTTTGCTCACAGTCTCTCAGCCCAGACACCAGCAGCAGTTCCCCAGACCACCACACATATTACCACCCTCCCAAGATGTGCAGCCTGCCAGCACGAACAAAGACAAAGAAGCCTGTTAAATTCCCTGTCATCCCCCAGTTttcccatcagccacctccCTCCCCCACcctggaagaggaggaggaggaggaagaagagggggatgaagatgaggagCAGGGCTATAGTTGTTCAGAGGTAGAGGGAGAAAATGAACAGGAAAGTCTCTCCTCCAACAAGCCTGATTGGGCCAAGCAGGAGAATCAAGGGGCACCACTGCTTGTTTCAGTGACTAAAGGTAAAacttaaaataacacaaatgtaACTTCTGCACTGAGGCAAGGAATCAGGTTTAAGTTCTTCCTCTAACATTTGTCATTCATGGCATACTCATGAGCCCATAACTCTTCTGTGAAGTTATCACAAGGCAAATGAGTGTATGGCAAAGACAGCCaatttgaataataaaacaagACCCTGCTGATGTTTTGTTACCAAATCGCTCCCGTTTACTGCTATTATTTCTCTTCATTGAGGCTCTGAGCACTGGCATTTTGTAATTTGGTTAATCTTGTATATTTTAAATTGGTCGAAGCCTCCTATCCACGCAACTTTTAgtccttttaaaaacaaatcttccAGATTTCTCACTATGGTACTAAGTTTATTTGTTCAGTAGCATTACAACGACGTGAACCCCATTCAGCTCAGctgaaggagacagaggaaacctgcaacaaaaagacacattacCACAGAAGAACCAGAGCAGCCAGAGATTCAGGAGTAGCGGAGTCCCTGGAGGACAGAGATTCAGGTTTCTCCCTCACAGATGGGTATTGTGCAGCCAGCATACTGATATAAACCATATCTGTGCCATATTCGTACTCTGCAGTTAGTATCAGTACTGGTGTGCTCTAACAACCTGTCTAATTACAGGCTTAGGAAATCGAAAGATGCACATGCACTGAAGTCTAAATCAACAAATGGGGTAATGTATTGAATTACTGTATCAGGAAACTAAAACTAATGAAGAAGTGAATGTCTCAGCTTTTCCTTAGCATATAGAACAGTTTGTGCGAGACACTGTCCTGGAAATATTTTTACAGGGctttaaaaaacagcaggacacaGACAGTCTCTCTTAAGTGGTTTGGTGCAGTGATTACTACAAATTCCACCTCTAGCATTTGAAATGAACAAAGGACTTGAatccacacaaatacatgaaaatcTATTCAGCTAAATAATGTGCTCCTGTGTTTATTGCCTGTGTTAAGGTGACAGAAACTCCAGCTGTGCTGTCGCGGCCTGTTCGGTGTACCTCCCCACCTCCAGGTCTAGTTTTGGCACCGGCCACCCATAAAACTACTGCTTCTCCAGGCTTTCAGACGAACAGTAAGCTGTAACTTTGCCCACATACCAAGAATTAACGATCATTCTTCTTTTGAGACAACTGATATGGTACATTTTTGTTAGGAGAGGAAGTGATTGAGGAAATCAAACTagtgagggaggagagaaagcaGTTGGAGTGGACAAGACAAGAGCTGCTAAGAAAGGGGAAAGACTTACTGGCCCAAAACAGACACCGTAGGAACCAAGGTGAGCACAAAATACAGTTTATCCAAAAAATGATAAGAGAATCTGTTAATCAAAAATAACTACAATTTGGtgctttcttctctcctccttaAACATAAAGCACGTGATGGttggaaaaagaaatattttgaaacCAAAAAGGCCACAGCACCTCTGGAAGAGAACCTGAGAAACTTAAGACAAGAGTTGGAGACATTTTACAACAAACTCCTGCACCAGCTCCAGGTCAGAGACAACAGAGGGAAGCCAAGACGGCAAGGGAGATCTTCTATCAAGGTAAACCCTAAGTTATAtttatttgatgtatttttggTCTGTTTCACCACATAGGAAAAGAGAGCATAAATACAATATAGTCCCATACAGTGTGTCATGGTTATTATCTAATAAAGTGTGTGTTGGCTGAAAGCCACCAAACAGTAGAATTCATATAAATAATTGAAGGAAAGATCATTTATTTCAGAATGAGCTCATCATTCAGATCATGACAGAGAGCCATGAGATTGACGACTTGAGGAGGAAGGTAGAAGATGCCAAGATGAAGCTGATAACAGAGATAAAGGTAGATGATTTTCTGCCTATCAAAATATGACTATAAACTTATATCATAGCTGATATATTAGTTGGTAAGGAGATATTAGAGAATAATTATTCTCATAGATGTTATCACTACTTTTTTGCTTACTAAAGATATGTCTGTTTTCACAaatcgtctttttttttttaataaacggCTGTGCAGTTGCGGAAACAGGCTGCCACAGAGCTGAGGGCCTTGAAGGCCGAGCTGGCCCAGAAGAAAAACCAGTCTTCTCATCCTGGGCCCATGTCCTCTGTCAGTTGTGGAAATACCACAGGAGACAGACTGCAAGTTCAAAACACCTCCATCTAATCCATCATTGTATGCACAGAACTGTGCTTACATCTGCTTTCAGGCCTTCACTCTGCTGGGATTTTATGCAGTTGTACTTCTTATGTAgctttctgttttgtatttttgtgctttcattttctacattttattattacatcaCTGCTGACTTATTTTTTAGGTGGTAGAAGCTTGTTGCTAAAGGAAAAAATACTCAAATATCTAACAGACATTTGACTTTTAGTGCATATAATTATAGTTATATAATTTCAACTTTAAAGAGGTTTATCAGAAAATGTTGTACAAATTTGTGTAAATTATGTACAAAATCAAAGTGCACAGATCTCAGCAATCTCAACATGGGTCAAGCAAAAATACTTCTGTACGTGACATTAAAAAGATTGGCTGGTGTTTTTAAGGGGATCCCATTTATTTTAGTTAGTGCAGAGGAATGTGAGACATTCAAAGACAACAGTGATAAAAACCACAATAAACTCTAAGCGTAAGTATGCATCCCTGAACTCAGAGAGAAGTCACACCCCGTCACTGCTACAAAGGGATATATTGACTTAGCAACAAACAGGAGTGGGCTCAAAGGTGGTGTAAATGTCTGCAGCAGTGTGAAGTGTATCCCAGCTAGCATCCTAACAGGGCATTCCACATCATTGCAGTCTGTTGCCTGGAGACAGGTTCATCGCTGTAGTCCAAGATGTTGCCGTTCCACATGCCAATACCCCTCAAACCTTTGGATTTCACAGAGTCCGCCTTGGGACAAATACTTTGTGGGTCATCATACCAAACCTGATGAATCTGTCCTTCCTTGTCCTGagaacaaaattaaaaacagtggaaaaaagaTAAACTCAAGATGTCACCATCTTGTGCTATGCAAAGTCTTTTGCACCCAACAAAAAGGTATTCACCAGtaatgttttattgctgctttaaagagctgatttttttttttttttttttttgagaagtGACACTGTGGTCACTTGGGCGGCCGTGCCGGCAAGTCCTTGCCTGAAATGCCCTGCTGATTTGTTGAGTCGTAATTTCTTAGGACTAAGGAGAAGTGAACCTCGAACTTGGCAGAAAGACAAATAAACCATGAAATGGGCACCCCCCCTTTGCTAACAACGAAACATCTAACACAAACATAGTCGTATATTTTTAAGTACTCCAGCAAATTACAATGACACTACTATAATTtagagggactcatgacagagagaatttatatatttatggtCAAAATAAGAGACCAACATAAGATGACTTTTAGACCCTATTGTGCAGGAAGAACACTGCAGCGTACAGTTTTGAAGTAATAATGCATTGGTGTTGTATTTTCTCTCTGCTAAATCTTATCCTCTTTCATACTCCACGCCCCTAATGTGGCACAAAataaatacgtcactgaatccAAATGTTCAGATATCACAGCATTTGCAGGCCAACTAAGTGGGTGTGTTCCCACTTTCCCAGAAAGTCCATTAACAGTTAACATGTAAAATATCagaattaaaagttaaaatgaaaaaataaaaaataaaagcaccttGTAGTTGAAGTAGGGAGCCTGCTGCTTGCTGTCCCACAGCCTTCCAGTCAACGAGCTGTTGACCTGCTTTAAGATCCACTTATATGTCTTCTGTTTTCcagctgcatcactgcagtTTGCTCCACGGAAAGGAACTTTGGCTATAGAGCATATTCCCTCCTGTCACGGGAaaagatatttgtgtttaaatctCTGACACAGCTTAAAATATGCTGTGAAAGTAAAAATAGTCAAGGCaagttttattatatttgtacTGCAGGGGTGGTCCTTGAGGGCTACTAcactgcttattttccaactatGCCTACAATACCCACTGGTGATTACCTGggccaggtgtgttcagccaatcagaagctggaaggggaGTGTTGataggaaaacaagcagggcagtggctcttGAAGACCAGGGTTGGCCACCCCTGTCAGACTGTATTCCATAGACCAGGAGTAGTCACCCCTGGTCCTTGAGGTCCACTGcgctgtttgttttccaactatccctgccctgcccactgctgattatgtgcatcaggtgtgttcagccaatgagaagctggaagggcagggatagttgaaaaacaagcagggcattAGCTCCCAAAGAATATAGTTGGCTACTCCAGGGATGGACAGGCGGAGTACAGAATACTGATTGgagactttgtggagtggtCCCAGGCCAACCACCTGCTCCTTAATGTGGAGAAGaccaaggagctggtggtggacttcagGAGGAAGGGGACACCAGTGGAGCCCATCATCATCCAGGGCCAGGAGGTGGAAGTTGTGGACTACTACAAATACCTGGGGGTTCATTTGAACAGCAGGCTGGACTGGAAGGACAACAGCGATGCTGTGTACAAGAATGAGCATGAGTAGActctacttcctgaggaagCTTAGGTCCTTTAATGTATGCAGCATGATGCTGGGGCTTTTCTACCAGTCTGTGGTTGCGAGTGCCCTCTACTTTGCTGTGGATCAACAAACTGATCCGGAAAGCAGGACACATTGTTGGCAGGGACGTGGAGATGTTCAAGTCAGTGAGGGATAggaggacactggacaaactgctctccatCATGAACAATTCTTCACTCCCACTTCACCAGATCATATAGGGTCAGAGGAGCTCATTCtccaacagactcatccagctccaCTGTCAGTGAACGGTACAGGATTTCATTCATACCATTCTCCACCCTTCTGTTTAATAACTCCCCCCTTTGCAGCAGATGACTAAACCATCCTCCACCGTagtctcttctcttctgtggTGTTAACTACTTATATTATGTCGTTAACtatatatgtttgtatatactgtatatttactgtgtatactgtattttaGTAATTTagtattttctgctttattattatatacttATTCACctattcattatattttacattctgttctattttaattatttaatatttttcaagagtgtctgtgtgtaactgagctactgtgaccaaggaatgTCCCTGttggatcaataaagtttatctaatctaatctaatctaatctactCCTACCAGAGGCTATAAATCCATAggtaattttaaatgtttgaaacaATTCATTAAACCATTGAACTGGAGGTTTTGTTTCTATCAACAAATTCCATAAAAGTACCACCACAATACATACATAGTCTGCACCATACATTGCATAAACAGTATTAAATAGTACATTTGTTGGTAACTATGAGCTTCAGATCAAGGCACATTAGTGAGTACTTACAGCAGTCTCATGGTTGATTATGAATTATTATGAACAGCTCAAAATAAACTAGAGGTTGTAATGAAGGAACATATCACTAAGTCTGTCTCACTGGGAGGAatgctcacaatgacaaaaacaagcaacaagCTGATGCTAAGTAGGTGCAAGCTTCACCATGATTTTAGTTCAGTAtctttgcatgtgtttattaGCACTAATCACAAGTACAACAGAGACTGATATTTTATGGTAATGCATCCAACAGTGTTTTCCGTTCCTGAAGCTAAGTGAGCAATATCTTACCTCAGAAAGGTTGAGGCAGGGGTAGTCGTAGCCGTACCATGGCACTCCCATCACCAGCTTCTTTGGATCAATTTTCAAGTTTAAGTACTGATcataaccttaaaaaaaaaacaatgagaggCATTTCATATAGTGGTGATGTGTAGTTTTGCATCGACAAGATGACTTGTTGTCATTTATTACTACTCCGTAGGACAACAAACCATTCAGTGTTTGAGAGAGCGGGGCGTTTGCCATTGCAATACAGTCTCCCATGATCTGGCTCTGCTCGTCGTAGGACATGACAAACAACAGGTCGCAGGATTCAGCGATTGAGACGTAATCATAGCAGCGCTTGTCAATGCATTTAGGTGACCAAGCAACATCGAATGACACCTACAGATCAGGATAACATAAATATCAACAAGATGGATTTTTAATATGTACTTATCAGACCAGGCAGGTTATGAAAGGTTTACAGCACTTAACACGTTCTTCACCTGAGATCCTGGGATCTCCCTGTGGAACGCCTCAGTGGTCTCTTTGACCAGGGCTGTCAAAGCATGGTACTCGGGGGACCCCTCTTCCACTGCTTGCTCGATGTCGATGTTGATCCCATCCATAAACTGACTCTTTGCTAAACTGACCTTCTCTGCTATCCATGCTGTCCTGTTACCTTGGTCCACAATGTAGTACAGGGGAACATCACCTTTTACCACcaacagggagagaaaaatgGTAATTAGAACAACCGCCCCATAAACACTAAAACACCTTCAGCCCTGGACTTTTGTCAAACCaaagactccacacagaaaaatcCACTTTTGTGCAGCGATAACATATCTACCTTTGAGGACTACTCGTGCTCCATGGGAGTGAGCATAGCACATGAGTTCTGGATCATATTTTCCAAACGCTGCCACCGTCGTCACCATGCTCCAGTTGTAGGACTTCCATGTCTTTCCTCCcacatcaaaaacaaacaactgaaaacAGGGAAGCCACACTAAGTCATAACTGTTAGGACACATAACCACtctaaaaatgcttttttttttttttaactgataaATCCTCAAAAGCAAAACACTGTACTGTGTCTTTTAGTGGTTGTCATCTCTCTGGAATATTAACTCCAAATAATACAGTCGACCGCATTGATTATCTATTATAGGTCAattcactactgtgtgtgtgcactttgggtggtaatagaATTTC includes the following:
- the spata1 gene encoding spermatogenesis-associated protein 1 isoform X2, which translates into the protein MELSYESARYQEDRRPASCKFVELHVLYVPDDQWNVKLNKVPAEAIESFISAGFIRVYPDITLKTLRSKLGALLGTEKSIDKFSFLKCVGRSLALVKSKQERDLKVKTFAPPYAPQPELYLLPNVENDSSVCSQSLSPDTSSSSPDHHTYYHPPKMCSLPARTKTKKPVKFPVIPQFSHQPPPSPTLEEEEEEEEEGDEDEEQGYSCSEVEGENEQESLSSNKPDWAKQENQGAPLLVSVTKALQRREPHSAQLKETEETCNKKTHYHRRTRAARDSGVAESLEDRDSGFSLTDGLRKSKDAHALKSKSTNGVTETPAVLSRPVRCTSPPPGLVLAPATHKTTASPGFQTNREEVIEEIKLVREERKQLEWTRQELLRKGKDLLAQNRHRRNQARDGWKKKYFETKKATAPLEENLRNLRQELETFYNKLLHQLQVRDNRGKPRRQGRSSIKNELIIQIMTESHEIDDLRRKVEDAKMKLITEIKLRKQAATELRALKAELAQKKNQSSHPGPMSSVSCGNTTGDRLQVQNTSI
- the ctbs gene encoding di-N-acetylchitobiase, whose product is MSRLVVIFSSILVVFRANACPCERPEVCQQIRGERDFELFVFDVGGKTWKSYNWSMVTTVAAFGKYDPELMCYAHSHGARVVLKGDVPLYYIVDQGNRTAWIAEKVSLAKSQFMDGINIDIEQAVEEGSPEYHALTALVKETTEAFHREIPGSQVSFDVAWSPKCIDKRCYDYVSIAESCDLLFVMSYDEQSQIMGDCIAMANAPLSQTLNGYDQYLNLKIDPKKLVMGVPWYGYDYPCLNLSEEGICSIAKVPFRGANCSDAAGKQKTYKWILKQVNSSLTGRLWDSKQQAPYFNYKDKEGQIHQVWYDDPQSICPKADSVKSKGLRGIGMWNGNILDYSDEPVSRQQTAMMWNALLGC
- the LOC113139737 gene encoding guanine nucleotide-binding protein G(I)/G(S)/G(O) subunit gamma-5, with protein sequence MSGSSNIIAMKKIVQQLRLEAGINRVKVSQAAADLQQFCLQNAQQDPLLTGMSSSNNPFRPQKVCSFL
- the spata1 gene encoding spermatogenesis-associated protein 1 isoform X1 — encoded protein: MELSYESARYQEDRRPASCKFVELHVLYVPDDQWNVKLNKVPAEAIESFISAGFIRVYPDITLKTLRSKLGALLGTEKSIDKFSFLKCVGRSLALVKSKQERDLKVKTFAPPYAPQPELYLLPNVENDSSVCSQSLSPDTSSSSPDHHTYYHPPKMCSLPARTKTKKPVKFPVIPQFSHQPPPSPTLEEEEEEEEEGDEDEEQGYSCSEVEGENEQESLSSNKPDWAKQENQGAPLLVSVTKVALQRREPHSAQLKETEETCNKKTHYHRRTRAARDSGVAESLEDRDSGFSLTDGLRKSKDAHALKSKSTNGVTETPAVLSRPVRCTSPPPGLVLAPATHKTTASPGFQTNREEVIEEIKLVREERKQLEWTRQELLRKGKDLLAQNRHRRNQARDGWKKKYFETKKATAPLEENLRNLRQELETFYNKLLHQLQVRDNRGKPRRQGRSSIKNELIIQIMTESHEIDDLRRKVEDAKMKLITEIKLRKQAATELRALKAELAQKKNQSSHPGPMSSVSCGNTTGDRLQVQNTSI
- the spata1 gene encoding spermatogenesis-associated protein 1 isoform X3 yields the protein MELSYESARYQEDRRPASCKFVELHVLYVPDDQWNVKLNKVPAEAIESFISAGFIRVYPDITLKTLRSKLGALLGTEKSIDKFSFLKCVGRSLALAPQPELYLLPNVENDSSVCSQSLSPDTSSSSPDHHTYYHPPKMCSLPARTKTKKPVKFPVIPQFSHQPPPSPTLEEEEEEEEEGDEDEEQGYSCSEVEGENEQESLSSNKPDWAKQENQGAPLLVSVTKVALQRREPHSAQLKETEETCNKKTHYHRRTRAARDSGVAESLEDRDSGFSLTDGLRKSKDAHALKSKSTNGVTETPAVLSRPVRCTSPPPGLVLAPATHKTTASPGFQTNREEVIEEIKLVREERKQLEWTRQELLRKGKDLLAQNRHRRNQARDGWKKKYFETKKATAPLEENLRNLRQELETFYNKLLHQLQVRDNRGKPRRQGRSSIKNELIIQIMTESHEIDDLRRKVEDAKMKLITEIKLRKQAATELRALKAELAQKKNQSSHPGPMSSVSCGNTTGDRLQVQNTSI